The following is a genomic window from Neodiprion virginianus isolate iyNeoVirg1 chromosome 1, iyNeoVirg1.1, whole genome shotgun sequence.
tttttatgtattttgttgcgctgaatccgaatctgaagtcagttTTGCCCGTacaccctcaaaattttgagtaaattgcaaaaaaccatACAAATCGCCAAAAATTAGCACttttggtaagaaaaaaatttgtggaacTATAGAccaagtatgatttttatgcattttggtCCGCTAAACCCAAATCTGAAGTTTATTCAACCATAAGCCTCTCAAAATTTAATTGGgccggtgttattaaaaaacaatacatttgtttttagtaatctctattttccattactgtcaaaacttttccttattaaaaaaaaaaaacgcccatTTTATATCAGTCTTGACAAGCATTTCTTAAGAATTTTGAGAGATGCGAGATCGGaacgacaaaattatttcagtagcaACAATGTATGGACCCCTCTCCTTTTCTGATATTGGCAGCCAGTTAAGAGGCTTCACAGTGTTCAGTTTAGTGCTAGCAGCTCTCGAGGTATCAAGATGGTAAGtgaattacataattattttacatgtatggAAAAACCGGCAGGTTTGACGCTCGTCTATTTACTTTATAgattaagaagagaaaaaaagggaaggacCTGTAgtcgtattttatactttatttaacTTTCCTTGAATTGtgaaacgtttttatttttgattgtatAGGAAGAAGATGTGTGGGGAATTCCATTCTAGTGCCCAAGAATATCGTACAcattttcgatcattttttcttttttttttttttgggaaaacattttcctcaatttccaaatttccttaattttttggtattcaaatcgattctcAACAATTTTGCGCACAGGTGggatttctttaattattttttccctaatCCTGAGGATATTTCCTATCTGACACCACTGTCAATAGGCGAGATACCggaaatcataaaattacctttttttctaatcaaaaagaaaatcacataAGTTGTAGGAAATTTGTGGATCTAAAAGTTACATTATTAGCATTTCgttgtttaaacaattattcGGGGAGATATTGATCAAAAAgtcaataaatgaattttggcAGTCGTATAAGTTGTTAATAGTTAGTTATACAAAgaaagttattaaaaaaaaaagatagaaaatatcattatCTACAACAAGGTCATTATCATTTTGAGCCTAGAGTGCACAGTTACGGAGATATAGGCCGAAACggtttttctcaaaatggcGGCACTTCCGCCCTTAAAATTTGTAAGGATTATATGAATTTACATTCAGTACGTCATGCGTCATACTGAAACtatctatgaaaaaaaaataactcctGTAATTTAGTGCAGGAAAAAATTCCCTATTACCTGTACTAATCGGCGTTGTGTTTGGATCATCAATCCAAGACTAGAAGTAGGAAGGCGACTCTGTTTATACTCCGAGTTCGCAGTCAGAAGAGAGCACCGGGAAGCTCGTTTCTGCGAATAGATGACATACACCTCACTCTGTTGTCTCCGATCGGTAGCAACAGCGATACAGCTCTTATTTTACGTGAGGGAGCATAAGAAGGAGGTGCTTGTTCATGAACCAAGGCGACTTTGGAATCACCTAAGTCCATATAACTAATTGAATCAGGGTGTTTTTGGGTAGGAAAGACCGATCCTTCCTTTTGCCCATCAGAGGAGGTCCTTTATATTATCCATATTTACCTTAATTTCAAGTGTTAAGGCAAAAGAACTACACAATAACAGGGTTTTCTTATAGGAGCAAGCCTCAAGAAAACCGCGGACCTTACAGTATAGGTATAGAAACATTGTTTAATACGATGGCAAATATGTTGGAcacataaaagaaaaatgtcctttttaaaaaaggaaatgtaacatagaatataaaatataaaaaaaatcattccaaaTTGAAAAGATTGGTGTGCTGTAAAATGAGTTTAATATTGGATAAAATGTTCACACGTTTTATTGTATACCCTACGATAAAGACATTTCgtattttctataattttgcgcaattttttcactatcGATTGAACGATTATTGAGatattcgattaatttttagcGATTGATCGATGATAATAACTGGATAACGTCTGATTAGCCGATACACTGTAATAGACTATTCACCGCTCGATTTCCACCTCTAACCCATATACAAGTGGTAGAAACACTCACACTCACGTTATACTGATCAACTGTATAGTTTTAAACGCGGGAACAAAATGCGCCTCAACGCCTCTAGCGGCAGACGCACAACTTACTTAGGACTGAGCCAAAATTCCGAAACAAAACTTGTTGTTCAAATACTCTGCAATACGTGAGGACATCAAGGCCGTAAATAAGCTTTCCCGTAGAAGCATTAGGGCACATGGTGCCAACATAGGTTATAGTAGGGTGTTGAAAGTTGTGACGTGTATAAATATCGAGTAGGTAGGTTTCTCAAGATTATGAATAAGACGAAGGGCCGGCAAAGATTCACTAGTCGTACCTAGTAGCCACAGTCTGCCACTGAGCCAAAACTTCAACTCAGGATAAACGCTGCACCTCCAAAATTTCCGTGACTGCTGCCTCAAAACTTGCAGAGGGTAGTCTGAAAATATGTCCATCAACAGGTACAGCCCAAGGAATGTAACTTAAATAATGGATTTGATTATACTTCGAAGTCGTATTCCTCTCTAACAACCGGACACTTTCTTTCGTTTACTAAAGCTCGGCAGAAAAAGGTCTCGACAGTGGTTTATAGACCGGGAGCTCGCAACAAAAAGCACGTATGATCGGTACTAGTATGGCGATTGGTTTTTAAGACCTCCATGGATACATGGGCAAGCGAAGAACTTGACATCTTTGAACCGGTATGGCGGATACTTAATGACGCCGGATCAGGCTGGCATGGTCATATTCGTGGATGAAACATGATTTTCTATCACTGTTCCAAAAATTAGCTCTGAGCAAGTATTtcaaaaaggcaaaaaaaatcACACGTTTAATTAGGTATGGTGGCCAGTTTATGACGCCGTATCGGTATGGCATACAACTCCTTCAGACTTTGGCTATCTAATGAACAATATAAAACAAGAATTGACTGTGACCTCATCACCCAAGGGCATGGTTTTTTCCGacatattcaaaaaattgcgCACCGCAAAGATGACACTGACAGGCCGCCATAGTTGCGTTTCCCTGTTACTCATAACACTGGCTAGCTTCTCAAAAAGTTTTAGCCAGGAGCCGATCATACGTGCTTTTTGTTACGGGCTCCCGGTCTATTATTGTTCGTGATTGCTTCAGCTTCGTATTTTTAGGACGCTGAAACTTATGCATTGTCGACCTTCCTCATTCACACCTTGGTTTTTTCTAAGCGATACATCCGAAGTATTTCGAGATTCATGCGAGACATCTTACAGTTTCAATgatcatttcaattaattaatttaatttttatttacttaaaaACATAACATTTTACCATGCTTTCCTCAAGAGTTGGAATTTTCTGAAATACCATATACAAGAACttcgaaattttatgaaaCAGCGACTATCGTAAAGTATACCTACATTCTTGGCAATTTTTACTCATTTCTAACCTTCCCGATTTAATTAAGCAACAAATCCATCTGATCTCCGTGAGCGTTCAATGAATGACGATAAAAAACGTGAGGTTAATTGGTTATTTACTTCGAAGGATGCAACTGATGAAGTCGAGAATTCGTCAACCTGTAACTGATCGTAGCAGGCTGGAAACCTTTGTCGTAgtcctatttttatttttggtatGATCGAGGGATGTTGTGCACTAATGAAATACGATTCTTCAACCAATGTATATTTCAATGTTTCAATATATCTGTCGAATACATAAATCTCGTGTTCTGAGCTATTGGACTATTTTAAGAACACAAAGAGGAACAAGGAACTCCATGTTGGAGACAGGCTTACGTAACCTTTAGAGGTAAGTATTCCTTTTCCACTATACTATTTACAACTACAGGGCGACCTGTCGGCTCGCACACGGTGCCTTTGACGAGGGCATTGAAGTCAGCCGTCATAATTCTAAAGTTAACTTCCGTGAAATCCATAGTCTTCAGTATGTACTTCTGGAACCTGTTTGTCATGACCGAAAGTTTTTCGATTGAACAACCATTTTCCGTGATCAGTTTGACGCTGTTAATGAACTGCAAGGTAGTGTCATTCTGTGCCAGAACACCCTGAAATCATTCGTTATAATACGTGTGAGTTGCAGATTCGCGAAATATGTCATCAAATCCATGGCCAGTGTATTCTATAAGCAATGAGGTGGTGTCCATTGATAATGAGCATCATTTGACCTGAGAAAAAGATCTAGCTAATGATTTTTATCGCGAAGAAACATGGCATACGTACGACGTATTCTGGTTCCAGAGGGTACTGTAGATTCCAACACACGAGTTGCCTTGGCTGAGCGAAACCAGTTACGAGGACGCCATCTTTTGAATAACCCTTCCCTGCTTCTTGACTGGATCCTGTGTAATTGGAGACGTAGACGTTGACTTCATTCCCACACTTAGAACTGTGCAACTCCCGCAAAGTAACCGCCCACGATTTGAAGTTGGATAGGCTTTTAAAAATCATGTAGGGCTCTTTTAAAAATCCGTCCGGGGTTATCAAAAAGGCAGAAGGTCCAACTTccaaagtaaaattttctccaGCAATACTGAATTGCGAGGCTTGTTTGGTCGGGAAGAAGACTTTTTCGTCGATTCGCCACGCGTCCATTCCATCGTAAATTACTACACCATAACTCCGCCCATCTGCTATATACACCTGCAGAAGTCGATAACGATTAAGTTTCGAAAGCATCCGGCATCATACCGAAATTGATTGTAAGAGTTGACTTACCCAGTATGTATCGCAGGCGTCGGCAGACGATTCTACGATTTGTACATCGAGCAGTCCTTTGTAATTATTGTAAGGACTGCGCATCAGATCATCTGAGAGTTGAAATTCTTTTACCAGCCTATCATTTTTCAAGTCGAAGGCGAGAATTTTTGCCGGGCACACCCGCTCGTCTCCGATTGTACCAGAGTCGACGATCCACAATCTGTTGCACTTATCGATCTGTAAATATTCAAACACTGCACGTAAGGATACTGAATACCCAAGAAACGTCTTGCGATATTGTACCTATATACTTACGACTGCTCTGTTAACGCTCGTGATGCCGGAGCAGTCTCCCGATGCTTTATGCCAGCTCCAATCTGGGTAGGGAGCCAACAACGGACCACCGTCACCGATTTTATTGGAAACTATCGATAACGTAGCAGGGTTGTTGGAGAATTTCGGAGTTGTTATCACTTGTCGACCatctgtaaaaataataaataaaaatcagtatAATACAATTACTCAAAGTTGTTTCTTGCGGAGAGAAGTTGTATTTAAGGAGATTAGGGAGCGAAAATGTGCCgataatgtgataaaaatcaaatggTATTTTTGGAGAACTGAAacaacatacatacattttcttttttgtaacgTTCGTATTAGAGTTTTGGCTATAAAGTTGAGGggtcaaagtttgaaaaatataaatattcaagaCAGATATGGGCAGATAAACAAGACCACGCGTCTCATGCGCTACTCCCTTATATCCACGATTTCGAGTGAACGGTTAGAGttttcggaaatttcaaaCCGCCATTTCCTTCGGGGAATGTTTTTCTTCAGACCAGACGTgaagtttttgaaataatatataaataaaaaatggcggctaaaattaaaaagaaaaaggaaaactgAATGACATTTCTTGTAATAACAACGacaattgtagaaaaattcacaTGGATTTAGGTTCGCTTCGTAGAGAAGGTTGATACCTTCatttttggaagaaaaaaataaaaattaaggCGATATGTCAAAGCGTTTTTGAGTCATCGTGGCAAAAGTAATGACCAATGTTGTTCAGAGGAAAGCGCGTGCAAATATGTACCACACCCAAGCTGAGCCCAACTTTGCGAATTTATCAGTTGTTCTCGCGCCAAAATGATCGGAAGAGATTGTAGTCATagaatggaaaagaaaaagatatgCTCGTTTTCTCAACCCCTCAAAATTAACATCGATATATAGAACTTAAAACATTTTCAGTGAGTACCGGCTTGAACATTAGCCTCACACTTATGGTGATCAGAAATTCAACTTTCTTGTGAATCGATAATAACGGGTATAGCTTTCAGATAGTTATTGTTCAAATCTAACTTGTTATTGAcaaacataatttttcatctcgcTATCAAGCGGAGTCCATATGCGTAACAGTTAAAGTTTGAGCTGGATTACTTCTAGCTGGTGTAGATAAAGTTTTGAAAGAGTCATATGATAATGGTCAGATAGTATATGCGTACAACATCCTATGATATTCTTATTCATTCCAACTTATCCTAATATGTAATGAATAGTTCTAAAGTTCACAATTAGGAAGAAAAGTACCTGGCAGTGGCTGATGGTCGAATATCACGATTGTTGCGTAGTTATAAACCCCCATGTGGATGGCATCTTGTTTTTGCTTATCGTTCTCCCATACGTAGTCGACGTATTTCCATTCGTGCTTAGTTTTCAGACCAGCCGAAGATAACCCAGCGCAGGCCAATACAATTGGCAATATCCAAATGATTCGGCATACAAATGTCATGTCGAAAAACTTACGTTGAAATTCCAGGAAATACACTGCAATTGAAAAACATGattctataaattttgtatCTTATTTTATGATTTCCCTCATTACTGACCCACACAGCACAATATGTTTCAGAAATGTTTCAGAAATGTCTTATCAGAAACATGTTATATTCCATTGcaacatttcagaaatatgtcagaaatatgTCCATGTCCGCATATATAACTAACGTTTTGTAGCTGACATATGTCACAAATATGTCAGGAACATTTCGGtaatatgtcagaaatatttccgcgatatatttcagaaacgTCTCATTTGGAacacgttattttttattgcaacatttcagaaatatgtcagaaatataCAGCTGACATATGTcaaaaatatgtcagaaaCATTTCGGtaatatgtcagaaatatttccgcgatatatttcagaaatttttcagcgaTATATCTGAAAATGGTGACTGATATATTGCTGAAACATTTCCGAAAGAtatagtgaaaatatttctgatatATTCCACAAtacatttcaaaaatctttcaggTAATAAAGAAAGTCCTGAATCTGAgtaaaatgattaattatatGGGCTATTCggcgtcaaccggatcagtcatctctcagatatttttttaatttggcatgtggattgtgtagggggagttagatttttgtgccaaagcgcgaatctcataatgcaaaactcgattttttattaacaataacaaattagactcccatttttttcaaaaattcataacttcggcaaaaaattagatacaatatttttttttttttcaaattacgcggaaagctccatagaatttaaaaaaaaatacggaatggtaaaaaaagttgttatcaattgtttatttaacaattaatttttcaaagatttttaaaacagtgactgacaccatcaaaaaacttttttaaaattctgacatgttccttgaactgtactacaacctgtgaattaattccagaggggtgtttttcttcgttttcgagtaaaaaatcattaaaggtgtcgatgcgcatgaagTCTCTgcgtaatggcgggcggccggttgccgtccaccgctaccccgcggtggcgtcgcagcgttattttagagtcattttcacgatgtaggacatgattgaagaatctgaaaaaaatactgtaccttcacaaggcctgctcaaagcgatgagtgaagtttcaagaatgtgtttttatttaaacactTTGCCGTCCGGCGAGACCACAGTGGTGACGTGCGCAAACTGATGGCCAACGGCCGGCGACACCACGTGGTGTTGTGAGCACAGTATCGCTCGGGGTCTGTGGCAACACTTTAGTGTCTTTAGCTTTCTGCTGGTGTTTTGTTTCGGTAACAATAAGTTACACAAGTTATCAAAGAGATTAGTAAAACTTAACAATTTATAATCTCCCGATAATGTCAAGAACGGCCGGCGACAAGTCAAGTGATCCGAATAAGCGCTGCCGGCACCaggtgaataaatatttacgaaCCGTCCGGACGGCAAAGTgttaaaataagtagcaagttatgtaattattatcatttatgtgcactctcatggtgtgtaaccgttattttgaatctctgtaataaaaaaacggtgaaaaacacattcttgaaacttcacttatcgctttgagcaggccttgtgaaggtacagtatttttttcagattcttcaatcatgtcctacagcgtgaaaatgactaaaataacgctgcgacgccaccgcgggtAGCGGTGGATGGCAACCGGCCGCCCtccattacgtagagacttcatgcgcatcgacacctttaatgatttttaactcgaaaacgaagaaaaacacccctctggaattaattcacaggttgtagtacagttcaaggaacatgtcagaatttttaaaaaagtttttgatggtgtcagtcactgttttaaaaatctttgaaaaattaattgttaaataaacaattgataacaactttttttaccattccgtatttttttttaaattctatgcagctttccgcgtaatttgaaaaaaaaaaaaatattgtatctaattttttgccgaagttatgaatttttgaaaaaaatgggagtctaatttgttattgttaataaaaaatcgaattttgcattatgagattcgcaCTTTGGCgcaaaaatctaactccccctacacaacacacatgccaaattaaaaaaatatctgagagatgactgatccggttgacgcggaatagcccataaGCAGAATGTTTTGTGAGAGTATATTCTgctattttataatcaacaaTGATAGGAATGTGCATAAAACTGAAGCTGACATAAGACGTATATACAGAGCTCTGTACATGCCTTATACAGCTTTTTATGAAATAACCTTGTTCTATTTGGGCCAGCGAGACACACTAAGTGTTTCATTAGGGCCCGTCTATATGTAtagcgtgaaaaataattataatgcataataatatcctataataattatagttaaaatgttaaaaacgTACAGTTTTGAATATACAGGCCTCAATCAGTAATTAACTAGTGAAAAGTAAACCGAAGTTTGATAACGTTCGGCGTATCTTCAAGTTTCAATTGATCAACAATTTAGTATAAAGTAAAATTAGCCTTTATTAATAAATCACGACACTATACGAATATCGGAATATGCATAATTTAATACTGCATAAGGCAATTATGCCGTATCGTGTGATTTTCCATCAAGGGGGAAAATCATTATGCAATTTGAAGGATAATTATCAGGACGAATTTTTCTTTGGTGAATCATTCTGATTTGGATAAACGAAGATCTGTTAAccaaaaaatatgagaaaaaaaccagaaatttCCACACACAATTTCCACTATTGCTgactttttctaaatatttggTCAAACACTCTTAGTTCATCCAGATCACAATGATTCTCCAAAGGAAAAGTTATTCTGACAAAAAGTTATCCTTCAAATACGCagcatgattttttcaattctatggAAAAGCAAACGAGTACTCGCTCGTGAGAGGTCAACGACCTCTGCGGTCAGGAAATAACCTTGTTGAGTAAACTATAAAAAGATTTAATATTATAGATGTTTCATAGTTGGGAAGTCAACgatcgtaattattttatttaattcacagcttgacaaaaaattataagcagTATAGTACTTTCTGTTCACACATAAGCCGGTATTTCAATTGCATACCATTCAACACGTGGTGGCCAAGGATAGCCGATTTAGCAAGCAAACTGCAGAAACGCGTACATAGCAAATATGCACGTAAATATGTAATTATGCCAAGTAGCTAAGGATATTTTTTGGTCTAATTCTCTACacatttattggaaattaaacATTTACTTACCAAATATCCACTTTTCTTGCCACGTGGGtttctgtaattttctcaagagaTCCGCGGTATCTAACGACCTGTGAAACGCGGTGCGAAAGAGCAAGAAAGCTCGAGAATGAAGGATGAAAGAGTACACGACGTTGCGCGACGGTGATGCGCGAAAAATTAGCGCGTGACGCTCGAGTATGCGACGTGATGCCATATTTTTAGGGTTTTTTAGCGTTTCCTCGCGGATAAAACGCGAATAAATAAGGCGcgttaatttgaattaatataAGTACGACGGTAGTTTTAATAAACATATACGTAGAATAAGaatgtgaataaatattataatattacaattagTGTAAACCGGTCACCCAGGAATCAAAGAGGAATGTTAATTGTTGATGAATTGTTTAGTTAAAATATAAACACTGCTTGTTTATTCTTATATGGTTCAGACGTAAATAACGAATATTTATGTATCcgtttaagggggtattctagtgtagaaatttgaaaaaatcgattttttttttttttatattttcaaagcttaacctttcaagaatgtgtccttaaaaggacaagtcagaatttcaattattttcagagatatagctattttagtgacacgtcttcaatactggctcggctggaacgaattttactcgaaactttacacgcgtttttctcaaaactacatttttcaaaacggttgacatgatttctcaagttctattgaaccgatttacttgaaatttggtgagaatcttctcaatacatgtctctatcgcacgaactattattataacgaaataataatttttactatttttaaaaaattcagaaacgtccaaaaaagtaaaaaaaaaacgtattattttttcggacagccgtaatttggcaaaaaaaaattttgtttcgacttttttttagttagtacgatagctgcatttatgtagattaataatcttttttttttctgattttgaaaatgcttgcaatcgtgacaacattggcgcgccattttgtaccccccacttcaacaactcatagcactttcaattttgtattttttgacttgttttttttttttttttgtaatcgtgaaataataataaacgcctgatagaaaaatggatggtaaaaatattttttgttttttgtttaca
Proteins encoded in this region:
- the LOC124303993 gene encoding major royal jelly protein 1-like, whose translation is MTFVCRIIWILPIVLACAGLSSAGLKTKHEWKYVDYVWENDKQKQDAIHMGVYNYATIVIFDHQPLPDGRQVITTPKFSNNPATLSIVSNKIGDGGPLLAPYPDWSWHKASGDCSGITSVNRAVIDKCNRLWIVDSGTIGDERVCPAKILAFDLKNDRLVKEFQLSDDLMRSPYNNYKGLLDVQIVESSADACDTYWVYIADGRSYGVVIYDGMDAWRIDEKVFFPTKQASQFSIAGENFTLEVGPSAFLITPDGFLKEPYMIFKSLSNFKSWAVTLRELHSSKCGNEVNVYVSNYTGSSQEAGKGYSKDGVLVTGFAQPRQLVCWNLQYPLEPEYVGVLAQNDTTLQFINSVKLITENGCSIEKLSVMTNRFQKYILKTMDFTEVNFRIMTADFNALVKGTVCEPTGRPVVVNSIVEKEYLPLKVT